The Fusobacterium sp. SYSU M8D902 nucleotide sequence TGTTTACAGATTACAAGCAACTAATATTGAGATTGAAAATGATTTTGTAGCCCTTTTAAATAAGATAATTTTAAATGAGAAGAACAGTGGTTTAGGTGTGCAAATAATAAAAATAAATTCCAATAAAACTGGTTTTGATAAAAATAATTTAGAATTAAAGATGGAGATAGAAAAAAGTTTATTGGAGTACAGTAAAAAGGTAGAGGGGAATATTCAGATCTCTGATGAAAAAGAGTATATGATAATCTCAAATATAGATATTCTTCAAGGAGATGAGAGTTTAAAGGAGATTTTAGCTTTAAAGAGCAGGTTTGAGGGTCAGAATGAGGAGTTAGCAGTTGGAATTGGAGAGGGAAAAACAATATTCCAAGCTGAAAGAAATGCAAGGGTGGCTTTAAAATTAAGTTTGACTAAAGAGGGAAAAATCTTCTATTCCAATGGAAAAGTAGTTAAAGGACCTTTATTAAATTCAAAAGAGTTGGAGTATAAAAGGGATTCAGATGAGAGAATAAAAACTATGGCTGAAGAGATAGAGATAAGTCCAATATATTTAGAAAAGATAAAAAGTATGATAAAAAAGAAAAAGAAAAATAGTTTTACAAGTATTGAAATTGCAGAAGTTCTCAACATCACTACAAGAAGTGTAAATAGAATTATAAAAAAGATACTTGAGAAAGATTATGCTGAGATAGTACAGGTAGAAAATTCCATAACTGCTGGAAGACCCAGAAGAGTTATAAAATTTAAATTTTAGAAATAACAGGAAAAATATTGTTAAAGATCACAAAATATGACAATAATTTTTTCTTTTTTTATTCTTTATTAAATTAGTAATGTTTAAAAAATAAAAAAATAGTTTTTTTTTAGAATAATAAGTTGACAATTTATAGAGAAAGTGATATATTTATAATGAAATTAAAGTCCTATTAAGGACACGACTTTAATATATAAAAGGAGAAAAGTATGGAAAGAGCTTTATGGAAAGTAACAATTATTTCAGCAATAATTGTAATTATTACAGAAACAATAGGAAAAGTATCAATCCCAGTCTGGAGAGTAAGTGTGATTTTATTTCCTATGTTATATGCAGTTGTTATTGGAACACTGATAACACCAGATCTATTAGGGAAGAGAATTACAGTATTAAAAAAAATAGTTAATTCATCAGAAATAAAATGGGCAAGTGAATTGGTAGGAATGGTACTTCTAATTTTAGGAGTAAAATATGGAACACTAGCAGGACCAAACTTACAAAAGATATTAGCTGCTGGTCCAGCATTTTTAGCACAGGAGACAGGACATATTTTATCACCAATAGTGGCATTGCCAATAGCACTATTATTAGGAATGAAAAGAGAGGCAGTTGGAGCTACTTCAAGTATAAGTAGAGAGCCTTCACTAGGAGTTATAGGTGAGAAGTATGGAATAGATTCTCCAGAAGGAAATGGTGTATTGGGAACTTATTTAATAGGGACAGTTGTAGGAACTATTGTATTTGGAATTTTAGGTTCGGTTTCAATCTACTCTGGAATACACCCATATGCATTAGGAATGGCTTGTGGAGTGGGAAGTGGTAGTATGATGACAGCAGCAGCTGCAGCTTTGACAGAGGTAGCACCAGCTCATATGAAAGATACAATATTAGCATACGCAGCAACAAGTAATATGTTATCAGGAATAACAGGAGTGAACTTCTTAATATTTGTAACTTTACCTTTAACAAATAAGCTTTATGCAATTTTAGAGCCAGTTTTAGGAAAAAGAAAGGGAGAGAAATAGTATGACAATAAATATGGAGAGAATGAAGAGAAATACTTTATTACTGATAATATCAGGAATATTAGTAATGATAACACAGAGAGTTGGGCTAGGAACTCCAATGATAGATACAGTACCTGGAATAATTTTAATAATATTGGTGGCTCTAGTTGCACTAGTAATAAGAGAGATGTTTCCAAAATCTGTATTTCCAGCTTTTGGTTGGGTTACAATTTTAGGATTTATTTTAAGTATGCCACAGAATCCAATGTCAGCAAAATTTATGGAGTATGTAGGAAAGGTTGACTTCATATCAATAACAACACCACTACTTACATTTGCAGGAATTTCTGTAGGAAATAAGATTGATGAGTTAAAGAGAATGTCTTGGAAGATAGTGTTAATTTCAGTAGTAGTATTTATAACAATATTCTTTGCTTGTGCATTGATAGCTCAAACAGTATTAAGAATAACAGGAGATATTTAAGGAGGCCAAGATGACAAAACAGGAATTGAAAGATAGAGTAATAAGAGCTATTGAAGAGAATAAAGATATAATAATCGAAGCAGGAAGAAAGATCTATCACAATCCAGAGTTTGGATATAAGGAGTTTGAAACTACAAAAACAGTTAGAGAATTTTTTAAAAATGAATTAAATGTAGAAACTGAAGATAAGATAGCTTATACAGGATGTAGAGCAAGAATAAATGAGGAGAAAGATGGAATAAAGATAGCTATTCTAGGAGAGTTAGATGGAATATCTTGTAAAGAGCACTGTGATTCCAATTCAATAGGAGCTTCTCATACTTGTGGGCACAATGTACAGATAGCTGGAATGTTAGGAGCAGCAGTTGGACTTATAAAATCTGGAGTATATAAAGAGCTAGATGGAAAAATAGACTTTATGGCTACACCTGCTGAGGAGTTTATTGAATTAGCTTATAGAAGTGAATTGAAAAAAGAGGGGCATATAAAGTATTTTGGTGGAAAACAGGAGCTTATTAGAAGAGGAGCTTTTGATGATGTAGATATGTCTATGATGTTCCATGTTTTAGATACTGGAGATAGAAAAGTATT carries:
- a CDS encoding DUF3100 domain-containing protein translates to MERALWKVTIISAIIVIITETIGKVSIPVWRVSVILFPMLYAVVIGTLITPDLLGKRITVLKKIVNSSEIKWASELVGMVLLILGVKYGTLAGPNLQKILAAGPAFLAQETGHILSPIVALPIALLLGMKREAVGATSSISREPSLGVIGEKYGIDSPEGNGVLGTYLIGTVVGTIVFGILGSVSIYSGIHPYALGMACGVGSGSMMTAAAAALTEVAPAHMKDTILAYAATSNMLSGITGVNFLIFVTLPLTNKLYAILEPVLGKRKGEK